A genomic window from Erythrobacter sp. BLCC-B19 includes:
- a CDS encoding DUF2147 domain-containing protein has translation MAGRMRIAAALALALAVPASAAEPIAGRWYTAEKDAVVAIAPCGKTLCGRIEKFLVPPPQGNDQRDVNNPDPAKRQRRLLGTAILWSFTPDGDVWRGQIYDPKSGKSYRSVLRRKGPGVLEVKGCVGPFCQTQEWKRVG, from the coding sequence ATGGCCGGGCGGATGCGGATCGCCGCCGCGCTCGCGCTGGCCCTCGCCGTGCCTGCCAGTGCCGCCGAGCCGATTGCCGGGCGCTGGTACACCGCCGAGAAAGACGCGGTGGTCGCCATCGCCCCTTGCGGCAAGACGCTGTGCGGCCGGATCGAGAAGTTCCTCGTTCCCCCGCCGCAGGGCAATGACCAGCGCGACGTCAACAACCCCGACCCCGCCAAGCGCCAGCGCCGGTTGCTGGGCACGGCGATCCTGTGGTCGTTCACGCCCGACGGCGATGTCTGGCGCGGCCAGATCTACGATCCGAAAAGCGGCAAGAGCTACCGCTCGGTGCTGCGCCGCAAGGGGCCGGGCGTGCTGGAGGTGAAGGGCTGCGTGGGGCCGTTCTGCCAGACGCAGGAGTGGAAAAGGGTGGGGTAA
- the lgt gene encoding prolipoprotein diacylglyceryl transferase, with product MLSLLAASGAADPIQFTSLGLTKGIDLGFFQLRFYSLAYLLGVIFAYWHTSKMLKQPGAPMAQRHADDLFFYCTLGVILGGRLGYAMFYDQSLWTGFSGEGFVTWRLLRLWDGGMSFHGGLAGVTAAMAYVAWRDKLNFIRVVDYVSVGVPMGMLLGRLANFVNGELWGRVTDVPWAMVFPEDPTELPRHPSQLYQAGLEGLAMLVIMLCLFWFTRARYRPGLLAGVFTTGMGVARFVNEFFREPDQQLADFAARTGLSMGQWLTIPLILTGLIVVLFALRNKPLAAGTTAPA from the coding sequence GTGCTGTCACTACTTGCCGCAAGCGGCGCTGCCGATCCGATCCAGTTCACCAGCCTCGGGCTGACCAAGGGGATCGATCTGGGCTTTTTCCAGCTGCGCTTCTACTCGCTCGCTTATCTGCTGGGGGTGATCTTTGCCTATTGGCACACCTCCAAGATGCTCAAGCAGCCCGGCGCGCCGATGGCGCAGCGGCACGCGGACGACCTGTTCTTCTATTGCACGCTGGGCGTGATTCTCGGCGGGCGGCTGGGCTATGCGATGTTCTACGACCAAAGCCTGTGGACCGGCTTTTCGGGTGAGGGCTTTGTCACCTGGCGGCTGCTGCGCCTGTGGGACGGCGGCATGAGCTTCCACGGCGGTCTTGCCGGGGTGACGGCGGCGATGGCCTACGTGGCATGGCGCGACAAGCTGAATTTCATCCGCGTGGTCGACTATGTCAGCGTCGGCGTGCCGATGGGGATGCTGCTCGGGCGGCTGGCGAATTTCGTCAATGGCGAGCTGTGGGGCCGGGTGACCGATGTGCCCTGGGCGATGGTGTTCCCCGAAGACCCGACCGAACTGCCGCGCCACCCCAGCCAGCTGTATCAGGCGGGGCTTGAAGGGCTGGCGATGCTGGTGATCATGCTGTGCCTGTTCTGGTTCACCCGCGCGCGCTATCGTCCGGGCCTTCTGGCAGGCGTTTTCACCACCGGCATGGGCGTGGCGCGCTTCGTGAACGAATTTTTCCGCGAGCCGGATCAACAACTGGCTGACTTTGCGGCCCGGACCGGGCTATCGATGGGACAATGGCTGACGATACCGCTTATCCTGACTGGATTGATTGTCGTGCTCTTCGCGCTGCGGAACAAGCCGCTGGCGGCGGGGACGACAGCGCCGGCCTGA
- a CDS encoding TonB-dependent receptor — protein sequence MNIAQSLPSHLRLGKLALLVSTAALMPVAAFAQDAEEPAQEEESTSALDSINEILVTGTKTKDAENVQDVPLAVTAFNAGTLEAFKIRDISGLSFQAPSVSLDQVGTSRGTANFSVRGLGINSSIPSIDPTVGVFVDGVYLGINGGVVFDLFDLDSVEVLRGPQGVLFGRNVTGGAVVINTGNPTEDFRGKFRAAVDGPIDSGRGGANYTVSGVISGPIVEDVLLFKVGAYYNKDEGYFRNLAAATIPTLSENHGKAETKILRGALEARLGGLTLLGKLDYFESDGDGPSAQNRGFFDRNSYDLSIDNPGSYANEIWTGSLTATMDIGAGTLTNVFGWRKYDATTDGDIDATPRFLFHSTTETAQEQFSNELRYAISTEDGLDLTFGGFWFDQNLAYTERRQLPLASPLQFFGGGRQDHEVLGVFANAQYEVLDGLSVIAGIRWNQETKDAGVTYVRPRPACSVVQGTCPTSGRNPILLNPVTGATTENNGFTDRVRFRNVSPKLGLQYEFGDSQIYGHWSRGFRSGGYNFRITNANAFEQIALAPGGSLAFDEEKVDTYEVGGKFQTADGVFTFNIAGYITKIDNMQREVNQSSPTAGVAQSIFNTANASINGIEAEARLRASDSLILTANIGVIDAEYTEILFDISGDGAINERDLALSLPRVPPVTVGAGLIHELELGNGGLLTRVNYQYRDVAAYTDDNFGWLNDVHQLEANITWTTPVDGLSISLYGRNLLDSVQEGGDTQVPFGGPLSTGVRLPFADRPAAGTFSPLLRGRNVGVEALFEF from the coding sequence ATGAACATCGCACAATCCCTGCCGAGCCACCTCCGGCTCGGCAAGCTGGCGCTGCTGGTCTCGACCGCCGCGCTCATGCCTGTCGCTGCCTTCGCGCAGGACGCCGAAGAGCCCGCGCAGGAAGAAGAAAGCACCAGCGCGCTCGACAGCATCAACGAAATCCTCGTCACCGGCACCAAGACCAAGGATGCCGAAAACGTGCAGGACGTGCCGCTGGCCGTGACCGCGTTCAACGCCGGCACGCTGGAAGCCTTCAAGATCCGCGACATCTCGGGCCTGTCGTTCCAGGCGCCCAGCGTCAGCCTCGACCAGGTCGGCACCAGCCGCGGCACCGCCAACTTCTCGGTGCGCGGTCTGGGCATCAACTCCTCGATCCCCTCGATCGACCCGACCGTGGGCGTGTTCGTTGATGGCGTGTATCTCGGCATCAACGGCGGCGTCGTGTTCGACCTTTTCGACCTCGACAGCGTCGAAGTGCTGCGCGGCCCGCAGGGCGTGCTGTTCGGCCGTAACGTGACCGGCGGCGCGGTGGTGATCAACACCGGCAACCCGACCGAAGACTTCCGCGGCAAGTTCCGCGCGGCGGTCGATGGCCCGATCGACAGCGGTCGCGGCGGCGCCAACTACACCGTCAGCGGCGTGATCAGCGGCCCGATCGTCGAAGACGTGCTGCTGTTCAAGGTCGGCGCCTACTACAACAAGGACGAAGGCTACTTCCGCAACCTTGCGGCCGCCACCATCCCGACCCTGTCGGAAAACCACGGCAAGGCCGAAACCAAGATCCTGCGCGGTGCGCTTGAAGCGCGCCTCGGCGGTCTGACCCTGCTCGGCAAGCTCGACTATTTCGAGAGCGACGGCGATGGCCCCTCGGCCCAGAACCGCGGCTTCTTCGATCGCAACAGCTACGACCTGTCGATCGACAACCCCGGCTCCTACGCCAACGAGATCTGGACCGGCTCGCTCACCGCGACCATGGATATCGGCGCAGGCACGCTGACCAACGTGTTCGGCTGGCGCAAGTATGACGCCACCACCGATGGCGACATCGACGCAACCCCGCGCTTCCTGTTCCACTCGACCACCGAAACCGCGCAGGAGCAGTTCTCGAACGAGCTGCGCTACGCGATCTCGACCGAGGACGGGCTTGACCTGACCTTCGGCGGCTTCTGGTTCGACCAGAACCTCGCCTACACCGAACGGCGCCAGCTGCCGCTCGCCAGCCCGCTGCAGTTCTTCGGCGGCGGCCGTCAGGATCACGAAGTGCTCGGCGTTTTCGCCAATGCGCAATACGAAGTGCTCGACGGGCTTTCGGTGATCGCCGGGATCCGCTGGAACCAGGAAACCAAGGACGCTGGTGTGACCTATGTCCGTCCGCGCCCGGCCTGCTCGGTGGTTCAGGGCACCTGCCCGACTTCGGGCCGCAACCCGATCCTGCTCAACCCGGTGACGGGTGCGACCACCGAGAACAACGGTTTCACCGACCGCGTGCGGTTCCGCAACGTCTCGCCCAAGCTGGGTCTGCAGTACGAGTTCGGCGACAGCCAGATCTACGGTCACTGGAGCCGCGGCTTCCGTTCGGGCGGCTACAACTTCCGCATCACCAACGCCAACGCCTTCGAACAGATCGCGCTGGCACCGGGCGGTTCGCTGGCCTTCGACGAAGAAAAGGTCGACACCTATGAAGTGGGCGGCAAGTTCCAGACCGCCGACGGCGTGTTCACCTTCAACATCGCGGGTTACATCACCAAGATCGACAACATGCAGCGCGAGGTGAACCAGTCTTCGCCGACCGCCGGCGTGGCCCAGTCGATCTTCAACACCGCCAACGCCTCGATCAACGGGATCGAAGCCGAAGCCCGCCTGCGTGCGAGCGACAGCCTGATCCTCACCGCCAACATCGGCGTGATCGATGCCGAATACACCGAGATCCTGTTCGACATCTCGGGCGACGGTGCGATCAACGAGCGTGACCTGGCGCTCAGCCTGCCGCGCGTTCCCCCCGTCACGGTGGGTGCGGGCCTGATCCACGAGCTGGAGCTGGGCAATGGCGGCCTGCTGACCCGCGTGAACTACCAGTACCGCGACGTTGCGGCCTATACCGACGACAACTTCGGCTGGCTCAACGACGTTCACCAGCTGGAAGCGAACATCACCTGGACCACCCCGGTCGATGGTCTGTCGATCTCGCTCTACGGGCGCAACCTGCTCGATAGCGTGCAGGAAGGCGGCGACACCCAGGTTCCGTTCGGCGGCCCGCTGTCGACCGGCGTGCGCCTGCCCTTCGCCGATCGCCCGGCGGCCGGCACCTTCAGCCCGCTGCTGCGCGGCCGGAACGTCGGCGTGGAAGCGCTGTTCGAATTTTAA
- a CDS encoding class I adenylate-forming enzyme family protein yields MPTQLDNALEAIITGLTAEGQPFATVPFTRDGVTMPAFAAAPPSLAHYFAHFANQNKDLPFLVDGDIRLTFGEAWAAAGCVAEGLATIHGIEKGDRVGIAARNSANWMIAYMGILMAGGCATLLNGFSSGEELAYGLELAECKVLLADEGRAARLEGHAHPSKIVLFTHGNPPAEGLAATWADGNGVAMAMLGQLGPDDIATILYTSGSTGKSKGAWSDHRGVVSGVMNYVAQSAMAKVHIESQGEVITDQPCALVAVPLFHVTGEVPLFLQSFAIARKLVLMPKWDAGLAIRLMAEEKVSYFVGVPLMSYEIANHPDREKYDLSACKSFAAGGAPRPVEHVTRIKEAFPGGFPLLGYGLTETNAVGCGNFNENYLAKPGSTGRPSKPLVDLAILDDAGNPLPQGQVGEVCIRSVANFRGYWKNPEATAAAFTKDGYFRTGDLGYLDEDDYLFIVDRKKDIIIRGGENISCIEVEDAIYAHDDVGECSVFGLTDERFGEVPAAVYAMKEGHPAITPAELREFLLARIAPFKVPLEQHIWFTEEALPRLGTQKIDKRTVKARYASEAVAA; encoded by the coding sequence ATGCCCACCCAGCTGGACAATGCGCTTGAAGCGATCATCACCGGCCTTACCGCTGAAGGCCAGCCGTTCGCCACCGTGCCCTTCACCCGCGATGGCGTGACCATGCCCGCCTTCGCCGCCGCGCCGCCGAGCCTTGCGCATTACTTCGCCCACTTCGCCAACCAGAACAAGGATCTGCCCTTTCTGGTCGATGGCGACATCCGCCTGACCTTCGGCGAGGCCTGGGCGGCGGCAGGCTGTGTCGCCGAGGGGCTCGCGACGATCCACGGCATCGAAAAGGGCGACCGCGTCGGGATCGCGGCGCGCAATTCGGCCAACTGGATGATCGCCTATATGGGCATCCTGATGGCGGGCGGCTGCGCGACCCTGCTCAACGGCTTTTCAAGCGGCGAGGAACTGGCCTACGGGCTGGAACTGGCCGAATGCAAGGTGCTGCTGGCCGATGAAGGCCGCGCCGCACGGCTAGAAGGCCACGCGCACCCCTCCAAGATCGTGCTATTCACCCACGGCAACCCGCCTGCTGAAGGGTTGGCGGCCACCTGGGCGGATGGCAATGGCGTTGCCATGGCCATGCTCGGGCAGCTCGGCCCGGATGACATCGCCACGATCCTCTACACCTCGGGTTCGACCGGCAAGTCCAAGGGCGCGTGGTCGGATCACCGCGGCGTGGTGTCGGGCGTGATGAACTACGTCGCCCAGTCCGCGATGGCCAAGGTGCATATCGAGAGCCAGGGCGAGGTCATCACCGATCAGCCCTGCGCGCTGGTCGCAGTGCCGCTGTTCCATGTCACCGGCGAGGTGCCGCTGTTCCTCCAGTCCTTCGCTATCGCGCGCAAGCTGGTGCTGATGCCCAAGTGGGACGCAGGGCTAGCGATCCGGCTGATGGCCGAGGAAAAGGTCAGCTACTTCGTCGGCGTGCCGCTGATGAGCTACGAAATCGCCAACCACCCCGACCGCGAGAAATACGACCTGTCGGCCTGCAAGAGCTTTGCCGCGGGCGGCGCGCCTCGTCCGGTTGAGCACGTCACCCGGATCAAGGAAGCCTTCCCCGGCGGGTTCCCGCTGCTGGGCTACGGCCTTACCGAAACCAACGCGGTCGGCTGCGGCAATTTCAACGAGAACTACCTCGCCAAGCCGGGTTCGACCGGACGGCCCAGCAAGCCGTTGGTCGATCTTGCGATCCTCGACGATGCCGGAAACCCCTTGCCGCAGGGCCAGGTGGGCGAGGTCTGCATCCGCTCGGTCGCCAATTTCCGCGGCTACTGGAAGAACCCCGAAGCCACCGCCGCCGCCTTCACCAAGGACGGCTATTTCCGCACCGGCGACCTGGGCTATCTCGACGAGGACGATTACCTGTTCATCGTCGACCGCAAGAAGGACATCATCATCCGCGGCGGCGAGAATATCTCGTGCATCGAGGTCGAGGATGCGATCTATGCGCATGACGACGTCGGCGAATGTTCGGTTTTCGGCCTCACCGACGAACGCTTCGGCGAAGTGCCGGCGGCGGTCTATGCCATGAAGGAAGGCCACCCGGCGATTACGCCTGCTGAACTGCGCGAATTCCTGCTCGCCCGGATCGCGCCGTTCAAGGTGCCGCTCGAACAGCACATCTGGTTCACCGAGGAAGCCCTGCCGCGCCTCGGCACCCAGAAGATCGACAAGCGCACGGTCAAGGCTCGCTACGCCAGCGAGGCCGTGGCCGCGTGA
- a CDS encoding class I SAM-dependent methyltransferase codes for MADDTAYPDWIDCRALRAAEQAAGGGDDSAGLTLDGPGVWRSRLRLIDPQPEPEVKARSAADAAAQARAEAAARAEAEARAREAARAEAKARAEAAAREKAEALARVKADAEERSRLLKETRAREKAEAEARARAEREAREQAAAEARARKLAEAEARARAEAEARARAAAEAQARKDAKAREIAEAKARKEAEERARREAEAAAAAAKAAAEEAARREAEERARAEAEAKARAEEEARLRKEAEARAKAEAKARAKAEAEAKAKAEAEEKARLAAEAKARREAEAKAKKEAEAKARREAEEAARLAAEEAARRAAEEAARKAAEEEAARIAAEEQARREAEEAAAAEQARLEAEVLARAQVDVPKLLRRLIHETGPVSLAQYMGESNARYYASRDPLGEQGDFITAPEITQVFGELIGVWLADLWSRMTRRKHIHYVELGPGRGTLAQDALRAAAKQGMTPKVHFVETSATLRKLQREAFPDCIHHHDISTLPDDAPLLIVANEFFDALPVQHLIRSTDGWYPRLVGLEGDAFTFVTGRERMDHLVPPSWVTASQGTLIETSPAAVALMAEIARRLKEQGGAALIIDYGHEELRSGSTLQALKSHQKVDVFAHPGDADLTAHVDFELLQQVAVEHGADLMGLQYQGEWLIQMGIDARMDALIRRAPYERDKFQRQRDRLVKESEMGTLFKVMGLCGRRWPFGAGFD; via the coding sequence ATGGCTGACGATACCGCTTATCCTGACTGGATTGATTGTCGTGCTCTTCGCGCTGCGGAACAAGCCGCTGGCGGCGGGGACGACAGCGCCGGCCTGACGCTTGACGGGCCGGGGGTGTGGCGCAGCCGGCTGCGGCTGATCGACCCCCAGCCGGAACCCGAGGTCAAGGCACGCAGCGCTGCCGATGCGGCAGCCCAGGCGCGCGCCGAGGCGGCCGCCCGGGCCGAGGCCGAAGCCCGTGCCCGCGAAGCCGCCCGCGCCGAGGCCAAGGCCCGCGCCGAGGCGGCTGCACGCGAAAAGGCCGAGGCTCTGGCGCGGGTCAAGGCCGATGCGGAAGAACGCTCGCGCCTGCTCAAGGAAACCCGCGCCCGCGAGAAAGCCGAGGCCGAGGCCCGCGCCCGCGCCGAACGCGAAGCGCGCGAGCAGGCAGCCGCCGAAGCCCGCGCGCGCAAGCTCGCCGAGGCCGAAGCGCGGGCCCGCGCCGAAGCCGAAGCCCGCGCGCGTGCCGCTGCCGAAGCGCAGGCGAGGAAGGACGCCAAGGCGCGCGAAATCGCCGAGGCCAAGGCCCGCAAGGAAGCCGAAGAACGCGCCCGCCGCGAGGCCGAAGCCGCTGCCGCCGCCGCAAAGGCCGCCGCCGAGGAAGCCGCCCGCCGCGAGGCCGAGGAACGCGCCCGTGCCGAAGCCGAAGCCAAGGCCCGCGCCGAGGAAGAAGCGCGTCTCAGAAAGGAAGCCGAAGCCCGCGCCAAGGCCGAAGCCAAGGCCCGCGCCAAGGCCGAGGCCGAGGCAAAGGCCAAGGCGGAAGCCGAAGAAAAGGCGAGGCTCGCCGCTGAAGCCAAGGCCCGCCGTGAAGCCGAAGCCAAGGCAAAGAAGGAAGCCGAAGCCAAGGCCCGCCGCGAGGCCGAGGAAGCCGCGCGGCTCGCCGCCGAGGAAGCGGCCCGCCGCGCCGCTGAAGAAGCTGCCCGCAAGGCCGCCGAGGAAGAAGCCGCCCGCATCGCTGCCGAGGAACAGGCCAGGCGCGAGGCGGAAGAGGCTGCCGCTGCCGAACAGGCACGGCTCGAAGCCGAAGTGCTCGCCCGCGCGCAGGTCGACGTGCCCAAGCTGCTGCGCCGCCTGATCCATGAGACCGGCCCCGTCAGCCTCGCGCAATATATGGGCGAGAGTAACGCGCGCTATTACGCCAGCCGCGATCCGCTGGGCGAGCAGGGCGATTTCATCACCGCGCCCGAAATCACGCAGGTGTTCGGCGAGCTGATCGGGGTGTGGCTCGCTGATCTTTGGTCGCGCATGACCCGGCGCAAGCACATCCACTATGTCGAGCTGGGGCCGGGGCGCGGCACGCTGGCGCAGGACGCGCTGCGCGCTGCCGCCAAGCAGGGGATGACCCCCAAGGTTCACTTCGTCGAGACCTCGGCCACGCTGCGCAAGCTCCAGCGCGAGGCCTTCCCCGATTGCATCCACCACCACGATATCTCGACCCTGCCCGACGATGCGCCGCTGCTGATCGTCGCCAACGAGTTCTTCGATGCTCTGCCGGTGCAGCACCTGATCCGCTCGACCGACGGATGGTATCCGCGGCTCGTGGGGCTCGAGGGCGACGCGTTCACCTTCGTCACCGGCAGGGAGCGGATGGACCATCTCGTCCCGCCGAGCTGGGTGACAGCCTCGCAGGGAACGCTGATCGAGACGAGCCCCGCCGCGGTCGCGCTGATGGCCGAGATCGCGCGGCGGCTGAAGGAGCAGGGCGGGGCGGCGCTGATCATCGACTACGGGCATGAAGAGTTGCGCTCGGGATCGACCTTGCAGGCGCTGAAGTCGCACCAGAAGGTCGATGTCTTCGCGCATCCGGGCGATGCCGATCTCACCGCTCATGTCGATTTCGAGCTGCTCCAGCAGGTCGCGGTCGAACACGGGGCCGATCTGATGGGGCTGCAATATCAGGGCGAATGGCTGATCCAGATGGGGATCGATGCCCGCATGGATGCGCTGATCCGCCGCGCTCCGTACGAGCGGGACAAGTTCCAGCGCCAGCGCGACCGGCTGGTCAAGGAGAGCGAGATGGGGACATTGTTCAAGGTGATGGGCCTGTGCGGGCGACGTTGGCCGTTCGGGGCGGGGTTCGATTGA
- a CDS encoding GIY-YIG nuclease family protein, whose product MRGGWVYILTNKPRGVLYIGVTADIGRRIWQHRNGLGSAFVRKYGLDKLVRAEPYPTIEEAIWREKQLKNWHRQWKIELIESDNPGWTHIEPDPGSSPG is encoded by the coding sequence ATGCGCGGCGGCTGGGTCTACATCCTGACCAACAAGCCGCGCGGAGTGCTCTATATCGGGGTGACCGCCGATATCGGTCGTCGAATTTGGCAGCATCGCAACGGGCTTGGCTCAGCCTTCGTGCGCAAATACGGCCTCGATAAGCTGGTGCGGGCTGAACCCTACCCGACCATTGAGGAGGCGATCTGGCGGGAAAAGCAGCTCAAGAACTGGCACCGTCAATGGAAGATCGAACTGATCGAAAGCGACAATCCAGGCTGGACGCATATCGAACCCGATCCCGGATCAAGTCCGGGATGA
- a CDS encoding [protein-PII] uridylyltransferase, whose amino-acid sequence MSPRRVPGQRAIIDRRALAEEIAALHADGGERARPAIVAALRGAFEAGRAELAQRLAETPSAGHDVTAGFSFLMDQLLRVIHDHVTTHLYPVPNRTHAERLAILAVGGYGRAEMAPHSDVDVAFITPMKRAPWCEQVIEAMLYLLWDLGLKVGHSSRTISDTVRMAKEDLTIRTALLESRLVWGEQSLYEELRARFWNDVAKGSERQFLTQKLAERDARHKRMGDSRYVVEPNIKEGKGGLRDLQTLYWIGKYVHRVDNAAQLVDVGLLTPGEYRSFRRAEGFLLAARCHMHLITGRAEDRLTFDLQRQVAERMQFADRPGKSAVERFMQYYFLQVKRVGSLTGVFLAHLDEEMARKRPRTGFFAGWTQRPRQFKGYTVEGGRLRAPGEEWFRADPVRLIEVFQLAEAEGLEIHPETMRQAGRDAKLIDVKVRRDKRANALFLDLLAGRKDPETALRWMNEAGVFGRFVPDFGRVNAQMQFDMYHHYTVDEHTIRAIGLLSQIERGLLTADHPRATREFPKLASRRALYVAVLLHDIAKGRGGDHSVLGADVAYRLCPRFGLDEKETDLVAWLVLHHLLMSRTAQKRDLTDPKTIETFVAEVQSLERLRNLAILTAVDIRAVGPGTWNSWKGQLLGELYDAAQERLRLGHKGNGRKARVTAKKDAVQRLLGDADHLVDSVGALLGDAYWIAEPEDIIASNLTQYDAAEAAGEALSIRCEVDEVRGATRVSVIAQDHPGLFYRMAGGIHLAGANIIDARIHTAKSGYAVDNFLVQDHNAQPFREPAQMERIAKGIRDALMAKVELVPKLAARPLAHSRAKAFDVAPRVGFDNDASNHFTVIEVTARDRPALLNRLAHALYKANLIVHSAHITAYGEAAADTFYVTDLTAAKIKAPDRLAEIEAALLAAASDLRQEQLEKA is encoded by the coding sequence ATGTCTCCTAGGCGCGTCCCCGGTCAGCGCGCGATCATCGACCGGCGCGCGCTGGCCGAGGAAATCGCCGCGCTCCATGCCGATGGCGGGGAGCGTGCGCGCCCCGCCATCGTCGCCGCGCTGCGTGGCGCCTTCGAGGCTGGCCGCGCCGAGCTGGCACAGCGGCTGGCCGAAACCCCCTCGGCCGGGCACGATGTCACGGCTGGCTTCAGCTTCCTGATGGATCAGCTGCTGCGGGTGATCCACGATCACGTCACCACGCACCTCTACCCCGTCCCCAACCGCACCCACGCCGAGCGCCTCGCGATCCTGGCGGTGGGGGGCTATGGCCGGGCCGAAATGGCGCCCCATTCGGACGTCGATGTTGCCTTCATCACCCCGATGAAACGCGCGCCATGGTGCGAACAGGTGATCGAGGCGATGCTCTATCTCCTGTGGGATCTCGGCCTCAAGGTCGGCCATTCGAGCCGCACGATCTCCGATACCGTGCGCATGGCGAAGGAGGATCTGACGATCCGCACCGCGCTCCTCGAAAGCCGGCTCGTGTGGGGCGAGCAGTCGCTTTACGAGGAGCTGCGCGCGCGGTTCTGGAACGATGTCGCCAAGGGTTCGGAGCGCCAGTTCCTGACGCAGAAGCTCGCCGAACGCGATGCGCGCCACAAGCGGATGGGCGACAGCCGCTATGTCGTCGAGCCCAACATCAAGGAAGGCAAGGGCGGCCTGCGCGATCTCCAGACGCTCTACTGGATCGGCAAATATGTCCACCGGGTCGATAACGCGGCGCAGCTGGTCGATGTCGGCCTGCTCACGCCGGGCGAATACCGCAGCTTCCGCCGGGCCGAGGGGTTTCTGCTGGCGGCGCGCTGCCACATGCACCTTATCACCGGCCGCGCCGAGGATCGCCTGACCTTCGATCTCCAGCGTCAGGTGGCCGAGCGGATGCAGTTCGCCGACCGACCGGGCAAGAGCGCGGTCGAACGCTTCATGCAATACTACTTCCTGCAGGTGAAGCGGGTCGGCAGCCTGACCGGCGTGTTCCTCGCCCACCTCGACGAGGAGATGGCGAGGAAGCGCCCGCGCACCGGCTTCTTCGCCGGATGGACGCAGCGGCCCCGGCAGTTCAAGGGCTACACCGTCGAAGGCGGACGCCTGCGGGCGCCGGGCGAGGAATGGTTCCGCGCCGATCCCGTGCGCCTGATCGAAGTGTTCCAGCTGGCTGAGGCCGAGGGGCTGGAAATTCACCCGGAAACCATGCGGCAAGCGGGCCGCGATGCCAAGCTGATCGACGTCAAGGTGCGGCGCGACAAGCGCGCCAATGCGCTGTTCCTGGATCTTCTGGCAGGGCGCAAGGACCCCGAAACCGCACTGCGCTGGATGAACGAGGCGGGGGTGTTCGGCCGCTTCGTGCCCGATTTCGGCCGGGTCAACGCGCAGATGCAGTTCGATATGTATCACCACTACACGGTCGACGAGCACACCATCCGCGCGATCGGTCTGCTCTCGCAGATCGAGCGCGGGCTGCTGACCGCCGATCACCCGCGCGCCACCCGCGAATTTCCCAAGCTCGCCTCGCGCCGGGCGCTCTATGTCGCGGTGCTGCTGCACGATATCGCCAAGGGGCGCGGGGGCGACCATTCGGTGCTCGGCGCGGATGTCGCCTACCGCCTGTGCCCGCGCTTCGGGCTCGACGAGAAGGAGACCGATCTGGTCGCCTGGCTGGTGCTCCACCACCTGCTGATGAGCCGCACCGCGCAGAAGCGCGACCTGACCGATCCCAAGACCATCGAAACCTTCGTCGCCGAGGTGCAGAGCCTCGAACGCCTGCGCAATCTCGCGATCCTCACCGCGGTCGATATTCGCGCGGTCGGGCCGGGGACGTGGAACAGCTGGAAGGGCCAGCTCCTCGGCGAGCTCTACGATGCCGCGCAGGAACGCCTGCGCCTGGGGCACAAGGGCAATGGGCGCAAGGCGCGGGTCACGGCCAAGAAGGACGCGGTGCAGCGGTTGCTGGGTGATGCCGATCACCTCGTCGATTCGGTCGGCGCGCTGCTGGGGGATGCCTACTGGATCGCCGAGCCCGAGGACATCATCGCCAGCAACCTCACCCAGTATGATGCCGCCGAAGCCGCCGGCGAGGCGCTCTCGATCCGCTGCGAGGTTGACGAGGTGCGCGGTGCAACCCGTGTCAGCGTCATCGCGCAAGACCACCCCGGTCTGTTCTACCGCATGGCGGGCGGGATCCATCTGGCAGGCGCGAACATCATCGACGCGCGCATTCATACCGCCAAGAGCGGCTATGCGGTCGACAACTTTCTGGTGCAGGATCACAACGCCCAGCCCTTCCGCGAGCCTGCCCAGATGGAACGGATCGCCAAGGGCATCCGCGATGCGCTGATGGCGAAGGTCGAACTGGTGCCCAAGCTCGCCGCGCGCCCGCTGGCCCATTCGCGCGCCAAGGCCTTCGACGTCGCCCCGCGGGTCGGCTTCGACAATGATGCCTCGAACCACTTCACCGTGATCGAAGTGACCGCGCGCGACCGTCCGGCGCTGCTTAACCGGCTGGCGCACGCGCTCTACAAGGCCAATCTGATCGTCCATTCGGCGCATATCACCGCCTATGGCGAGGCGGCGGCGGACACCTTTTATGTGACCGATCTGACCGCCGCGAAGATCAAGGCGCCCGATCGTCTCGCCGAAATCGAGGCCGCGCTGCTCGCCGCAGCCAGCGATCTGCGCCAGGAACAGCTCGAAAAAGCCTGA